The following proteins are encoded in a genomic region of Cryptomeria japonica chromosome 11, Sugi_1.0, whole genome shotgun sequence:
- the LOC131860288 gene encoding uncharacterized protein LOC131860288, with protein sequence MSVTTTRQNPQEAVNPNRKPTACAAQRPRAHTMQQFEVASERRSSGGRVDLRWPGGSPVAGWRSHSGRWAGRRFPTSAVVGPRGGDRGQGRWGVSLGSAAVAARAGVLRVAWAGELRRWGPGSYGGGGVQWRRCRRRWGQKALQEAAGRCQWGRGPTTARGPAGLETEDQRGPSWQGAGLTGPVARWRQGLGCCEQRGLGSCSGGGRGAAVAVGSGGGDGAKRRCRRPQGGACGAGGRRQLEGRWGWRLRTSGGQAGRGLD encoded by the exons ATGTCCGTTACAACCACTAGacagaatccacaagaggcagttaaCCCAAATCGCAAACCCACTGCTTGTGCTGCacagagaccaagggcgcacaccatGCAACAATTTGAG GTGGCCAGTGAGCGGCGCTCCAGTGGTGGTCGAGTGGACCTTCGGTGGCCAGGGGGTTCCCCGGTGGCCGGGTGGCGGAGCCACAGTGGCCGGTGGGCCGGGCGGAGGTTTCCGACGTCAGCAGTTGTGGGGCCAAGAGGAGGCGATAGGGGACAGGGCCGATGGGGAGTCTCTTTGGGTAGTGCAGCGGTGGCGGCAAGGGCCGGGGTGCTGCGAGTAGCGTGGGCCGGGGAGCTGCGGCGATGGGGGCCGGGGAGCTACGGTGGCGGCGGGGTCCAGTGGCGGCGCTGCAGGCGGCGGTGGGGCCAAAAGGCACTGCAGGAGGCTGCAGGGAGGTGCCAGTGGGGTAGGGGGCCGACGACAGCTAGAGGGCCGGCGGGGCTAGAGACCGAGGACCAGCGGGGGCCGAGCTGGCAGGGGGCTGGACTGACAGGTCCTGTCGCC CGGTGGCGGCAAGGGCTGGGGTGCTGTGAGCAGCGTGGGCTGGGGAGCTGCAGCGGTGGGGGCCGAGGAGCTGCGGTGGCGGTGGGGTCCGGGGGCGGCGATGGGGCCAAAAGGCGCTGTAGGAGGCCGCAGGGAGGTGCCTGCGGGGCAGGGGGCCGACGACAGCTGGAGGGCCGGTGGGGCTGGAGACTGAGGACCAGCGGGGGCCAGGCTGGCAGGGGGCTGGACTGA